In Vigna angularis cultivar LongXiaoDou No.4 chromosome 8, ASM1680809v1, whole genome shotgun sequence, one DNA window encodes the following:
- the LOC108345901 gene encoding pentatricopeptide repeat-containing protein At2g15690, mitochondrial, translating to MLSSSFKLRTHLIHGNYYTQTLTTKFLSTSALPHHYQRFPSHQNQQQSPSDPTHFQPQQWQQHQPQHFNPQTNQFLHHNHQPRQHNVPPPLPEHGHDQWNPQSPTHQSPNFQTPTSQNPNLRPSTSPKQWNNQNPATPNPWSPRTQGFPNPNQFQNPSNQLNNNQTSIQGQASPALPPPPPSITDLALLCKEGNVKEAIELMDKGVKADAGCFNLLFDLCGQSKSLEDAKKAHDHFLQSSFRSDLMLNNKVIEMYGNCKSMTDARRVFDHMPSRNMDSWLLMMRGYANNTNGDDALQLFEQMNELGLEITSETLLAVLSACASAEAVEDAYVHFESMKSKWGIEPGVEHYMGLLDVLGQSAYLNEAEEFIAKLPFEPTVTVWEKLKHYARVHGDVDLEDYVEELMVSLDPSKAVVNKIPTPPPKKYTAISMLDGRNRIIEYKNPTLYKDDEKLKALSGMKDAGYVPDTRYVLHDIDQEAKEQALLYHSERLAIAYGLISTPPRTPLRIIKNLRVCGDCHNAIKIMSRIVGRELIVRDNKRFHHFKDGKCSCGDYW from the coding sequence ATGCTTTCTTCCTCCTTCAAGCTTCGGACACACCTTATCCATGGCAACTACTACACCCAAACCCTAACCACTAAATTTCTAAGCACCTCTGCTCTTCCACACCATTATCAAAGATTCCCTTCCCACCAAAACCAACAACAATCACCTTCTGATCCTACACACTTTCAGCctcaacaatggcagcaacatcAGCCTCAACATTTCAATCCACAGACCAATCAATTTCTTCATCATAACCATCAACCTCGTCAACATAATGTGCCTCCTCCACTTCCAGAACATGGCCATGATCAGTGGAATCCTCAATCCCCAACCCATCAAAGCCCTAATTTTCAAACTCCCACTTCTCAAAATCCTAACTTACGCCCATCCACTTCCCCCAAGCAATGGAACAATCAAAACCCTGCTACCCCGAATCCGTGGAGCCCTAGGACTCAGGGGTTCCCAAACCCTAACCAATTCCAAAACCCTAGTAACCAGCTGAACAACAATCAAACATCTATTCAAGGACAAGCCTCCCCTGCTCTTCCACCGCCACCTCCTTCAATCACTGATTTAGCACTTTTGTGCAAGGAGGGTAATGTTAAAGAAGCAATAGAGTTGATGGACAAAGGGGTCAAAGCTGATGCTGGTTGCTTCAATCTTCTGTTTGACTTGTGTGGCCAATCCAAGTCCCTTGAAGATGCTAAGAAGGCCCATGACCACTTTCTGCAGTCTTCTTTTAGGAGTGATCTCATGCTCAACAACAAGGTGATTGAAATGTATGGGAATTGTAAAAGCATGACGGATGCTCGTAGGGTGTTCGATCATATGCCCAGCAGGAATATGGATTCTTGGCTCTTGATGATGCGGGGTTACGCAAATAACACCAATGGGGATGATGCCTTGCAGTTGTTTGAGCAGATGAATGAACTGGGTTTGGAGATTACTTCAGAGACTTTGCTTGCTGTGTTGTCAGCTTGTGCCAGTGCAGAGGCTGTGGAGGATGCTTATGTACATTTTGAGTCAATGAAAAGCAAGTGGGGAATAGAGCCTGGGGTGGAGCACTACATGGGGCTTTTGGATGTTCTGGGACAATCTGCATATCTCAATGAAGCTGAGGAGTTTATTGCCAAATTGCCATTTGAGCCCACTGTAACTGTATGGGAGAAACTGAAGCATTATGCTCGGGTTCATGGAGACGTTGATCTTGAAGACTATGTTGAAGAGTTGATGGTTAGTCTTGACCCATCAAAGGCTGTTGTGAATAAGATCCCCACTCCACCTCCGAAGAAGTATACTGCAATTAGCATGCTTGATGGAAGGAACAGAATTATTGAGTATAAGAATCCTACTCTTTACAAGGATGATGAAAAGTTGAAGGCCTTGAGTGGGATGAAAGATGCGGGATATGTTCCTGATACAAGATATGTTCTTCATGACATTGATCAAGAAGCAAAGGAGCAAGCCTTGCTCTACCACAGTGAACGTCTAGCAATTGCCTATGGCCTTATTAGTACTCCACCAAGAACACCTCTTAGAATCATCAAGAACCTTCGTGTCTGTGGTGACTGCCACAATGCCATCAAGATCATGTCCAGGATTGTTGGGAGGGAATTAATTGTTAGAGATAACAAAAGGTTTCATCATTTCAAGGATGGAAAATGCTCTTGTGGGGATTACTGGTGA